ACATTTTAATTACGCATCAAAATAATAACCGAACCCCAGACGGGTAACGATGCACTTGGCAAACTTACCAATCTTCTTTCTCATACGGGTGATATTGACATCCACCGTGCGGTCGAGCACCATCACATCCTTAGGCCATACCCGGTCGATAAGTTCCTGACGGGAGAACACCTTGCCGCGCTCTTCGAGGAAAAGACGCAGGAGTTCGAACTCGGTCTTGGTGAAAGGGATAGCCTCACCATCGATGCTCACCGTCTTCTTGTCCAGATTTAGCTGCAGTCCCTGATAGTTGATGATCTTCGATTCATCAGCATCGCCAGCCTGTTCAGCGGTACGGCGCAAGACGGCACGCACTCTGACCATCACCTCTCGTATAGAGAAAGGTTTCGAGATACAATCATCGGCACCGATATTGAATCCAGTAACCGTATCGTTTTCCGTATCTCGGGCTGTAAGGAAGATAATCGGAACATTGGCTGTCATCGGATTTCCCTTCAACTGCTTAGCTAGCTGGAAACCGCTCATTCCTCCCATCATGACGTCCAGTAGCAACAGGTCGAACGAAGCAATGTCCATCTCCAAAGCCTCTTCTGCAGAATTGGCAGTCTCTACCTCATATCCTTCTGTTTCGAGATTGAATTTCAGAATCTCACACAAGTCTTGCTCATCATCAACAACAAGTATTCTTTTCATATTCTCTTCCATATTTCATGTTATTTAAAATACCGCTGCAAAATTACGACTTTTCTTTCGTAATAAGCGTTACATTCGGTTACAATTTCGTGACATTTAGTTCTTTAGAGAAAAAAAATATAAAAAAACGGGTATTTTGTTACACATTTTAACTTAGTGTTCCAAATTCGCTACATGTTTCTTTGCTAGTTAGAAACAGAAATACTACTTTTGCACCCGATATAACTATAAGTGAGCATATAACACAACTGAAAGAGTATGAAAGATAAAGTAAATGCAATTCCCTTTATCGGTGAAATCATCAAAGAGGAATTAAACAAGCAAGGCAAGACCACAGTATGGCTTGCTGAAAAACTAGGCTGCCACCGTACTAATATATATAAGGTATACGGCAGAGCCACTATAGATACGGGTATGCTTTACCATATCTGCCAGTTGCTGAACATAGATTTGTTTAAGGTTTATTCAGACGCTTTGCGCAAACGCAAGAAAAAAAATCAAGATTTAAACTAAAAATAACTAAAACAATAAGACCTGAGGTTAATCACCCCAGGTCTTATTGTTTTTATGCCAATCGCCTTTCCAGACGCTCGCGGATGGCAGCGATAAAGCCAGCTGAGTTTACAGCCTTAGCCTCAACACCTTCCATCAGGCTTACGAGATCCTTGGTAGCGATACCGTCGTTCAATGTATCGAAACATGCAGCCTCCAGCTGGTCGCCAAAGTTCTGAAGTTCCTTGATGCCATCCAGTTCGCCACGCTTTCTCAACGCACCGCTCCATGCAAAGATGGTAGCCATAGGGTTGGTAGATGTATCTTCACCCTTCAGATAGCGATAGTAGTGACGGGTCACTGTACCGTGGGCTGCCTCATACTCATACTTGCCGTCAGGAGAAACCAATACGGAAGTCATCATCGCCAGAGAACCGAAGGCTGTACTGAGCATATCGCTCATCACATCACCGTCATAGTTCTTGCAAGCCCAGATGAAACCGCCCTTACTGCGGATAACACGAGCCACTGCATCATCAATCAATGTATAGAAATACTCGATGCCGAGTTCTGCAAACTTCTCCTTATAGTCGCTCTCATATACTTCCTCAAAGATTTTACGGAACTGGGCATCATAAGTCTTAGAGATGGTATCCTTGGTAGCAAACCAGAGATCCTGCTTGGTATCAATGGCAAACTTGAAGCAGCTGTGAGCAAAGCTGCGGATACTCTTATCAGTATTGTGCATGCCCTGGATAACGCCAGCACCGTCGAAAGAATGAATCTCAATCTCCTGCTTCTTGCCGCTCTTACCCTCGAACACGAGTTTGGCTGTACCTGGCTCATCAGCACGAAGTTCCACGCTCTTGTACACATCGCCGTAAGCATGACGGGCGATGGTAATAGGCTTCTCCCAGTTCTTTACACAAGGGTGGATGCTTGGGATGGTGATAGGAGCACGGAATACGGTACCGTCCATGATGCTACGGATAGTTCCATTAGGACTCTTCCACATTTTGTGGAGTTTATACTCGTCCATACGCTGTGCATTAGGAGTGATAGTAGCACACTTCACAGCCACGCCATATTTCTTAGCCGCCTCAGCAGAGTCGATGGTTACCTGGTCATTGGTCTGGTCGCGATAAGGCAGACCGAGATCATAATACTCAGACTTCAAATCAACGAAAGGAAGAATGAGTTCGTCCTTAATCATCTTCCAGAGAATTCTTGTCATCTCATCACCGTCCATCTCTACCAATGGAGTTGTCATCTTAATCTTTTCCATAACACAATATAATGTATAATTAATAATTTACAATGTACAATGATCAGGGCAGCCAAGTGGCCCCTTGATATTTTGCCTGCAAAATTAATAAAAATAATCAAGAAAAGAAAGGAAATTAAGAATAATTCTAGCAAAATGATAACAAAAAGCACTTTTTTACGTACTTAAAACATAAAACCTGTATATTTATACCTAAAAAGGCATCAATGAGCCCGAAAACTCATTGATGCCTCTACTTATTTACCTTTTTACTTTTTTACCTTTTTACCTTTAAATAGCCTTTTTACTTCTCCTCTGGAGCCTTGTCGATCAAGTCCATGAACTGGTCGAGCTTAGGAGTGATGATAATCTGAGTGCGGCGGTTGCGCTGCTTGCCTACCTCTGTATCGTTAGTTGTTACAGGGTTGTACTCACCACGACCACCAGCAGTAAGGCGCTTAGGATTTACACCGAAGTGATCCTGCAAGTACTGAACAACAGAAGCTGCACGGAGAGCAGAGAGGTCCCAGTTGTTGCGGATATTCTTCATCTTGGCACTTGTAGTGCTTACTGGTACGTTATCGGTATTACCCTCTACGAGCACATCGTAATCCTTATAGTCTGTGATGATCTTAGCAATCTTGCTCAATGTTTCCTGAGCACGGCTGTTCACCTCATAGCTACCACTCTGATAGAGCATATTGTCAGCCAGAGAAATGTAAACTACACCCTTCAGAACCTGAACATCAACCTCCTTCATCTCTTCCTTGCTCAAAGAGCGGGTCAGGTTGTTGGTAAGAACCATGTTGAGCGAATCGCTCTTGCTCTTTACCTCAACCAGGTGGCGGATATACTGGTTACTCTCGTTGATCTGGTCAACGAGTTTCTCAATGCTCACGTTGTTCTGGCTTGCATTGTTCAAACTCTTGTCAAGTGAGTTCTGCAACTTAGCGTAATCGCTCTTTGCAGTAGCGAGCTGCTCCTGAGCTGCCGCCAAACTAGCCTCAGTAGCTGCCAGCTTTTCCTTGGTAGCCTGATAGTTGCTTGACAATTCCTTATTCTCATTCTGGCAATTCTGAAGATCCTTCTTACTTGCACAGCTTGTAGCCATCAGAGCTACAGCCATCATTGCCATTACCATTAACTTTGTCTGTTTCATATTCTTTCTAATTTAAATTTTCTTGTTATTATTAATTGATTATAGTATATTAACGTCGCTTTCTACCTCCTATTATATTAGAGTTCTCCCGGCTTTCATCCGTTATCCGGAAGCTTCTACATTTTAGGGCATTATAGAAACTGATTCACTTCTTTCACTTGCAAAGTTACAGATAAGACTCGAATAAACAATATTTGTCAAATGCATTTAGACATTTTTAACCTCTAAATCTTTATTTATCACCTTTTTAACAAAAAAAGGCAACAGAAAGCACTTTTCTTATAGCTAAACCGTCAAATGTAGCCTCTTAAGGTAAGAATAGCCCAAATCTCAACAAAAAAAAACATAAAAAACAGTGTTTTATTTTGTAGTGTCTTGAAATTGCACTATCTTTGCACTCGAAAAGAAATAAATACATTAATAATATAAAAGAAAGCAAGTATGATTCTTTTTTTTAGAACTCCATCTAAGAGTGTGATTGCGACCGAGATTGACCACAAACCATCTCAGGACGAAATCAATGAACTTTGTTGGCTTTATGGTGACGCGACTTTAGAGGACGCCCAGCAGTTGCAGGGCTTCTATGTCGGCCCACGCCGTGAAATGATTACTCCTTGGAGTACGAATGCCGTTGAGATTACTCAGAACATGAGTCTTAACGGCATTTCGCGTATCGAGGAGTACTTCCCTGTAGATAGCGAAGACGCTGAGCACGACCCTATGCTCCAGCGTATGTACAACGGTATCGGACAGGATGTGTTCACCGTGAACCACCAGCCAGAACCTATCAAGTACGTCGATGACCTCGAGAAGTATAACGAGGAAGAGGGTCTTGCCCTCAGCGAGGACGAAATGGCTTATCTCCACAAGCTGGAGAAAGAGAACGGACGCCCTCTCACCGACAGCGAAATCTTCGGTTTCGCACAGATCAACTCAGAGCACTGCCGCCACAAGATCTTCGGCGGCCAGTTTATCATCGACGGTAAGGAGATGGAGTCTTCTCTCTTCAACATGATCAAGAAGACCACCAACGAGAATCCTAACAAGATCCTCTCTGCTTACAAGGACAACGTGGCTTTCTCTCAGGGTCCTGTTATCGAGCAGTTTGCTCCAGCCGATCAGACTACCAGCGATTTCTTCCAGGTGAAGGATATCGAGAGTGTTATCTCTCTGAAGGCTGAGACCCACAACTTCCCTACTACCGTAGAGCCTTTCAACGGTGCTGCTACCGGTACGGGTGGTGAAATCCGCGACCGTATGGGTGGTGGTGTAGGTTCATGGCCTATCGCAGGTACTGCCTGCTACATGACTGCTTATCCTCGCCTGAAGGATGACAACGGAAAGAGCGATGTTGAGCGCGACTGGGAAGACATCATGCCAGTGCGTAAGTGGCTCTATCAGACTCCTGAGCAGATTCTGATCAAGGCTTCCAACGGTGCATCAGACTTCGGTAACAAGTTCGGTCAGCCTCTCATCACCGGTTCTGTGCTTACATTCGAGCACGAGGAGAATGGTGAGAAATATGCATACGATAAGGTAATCATGCTTGCTGGTGGTGTTGGCTACGGCAAAAAGCGTGACTATAAGAAGGGCGAGCCACAGAAGGGCAACAAGGTGGTCGTAGTAGGTGGTGATAACTATCGCATCGGTCTTGGTGGCGGTTCTGTTTCTTCTGTAGATACAGGCCGTTACAGCAACGGTATCGAGTTGAACGCTGTTCAGCGTGCCAACCCTGAGATGCAGAAGCGTGCCTACAACCTGGTTCGTGCACTCGTTGAGAACGATGAGAACCCAGTAGTCAGCATCCATGACCACGGTTCAGCCGGTCACTTGAACTGTCTCTCTGAGTTGGTAGAAGAGTGCGGTGGCGAAATCGACATGTCTAAGTTGCCTATCGGCGACAAAACTTTGAGCGCCAAGGAAATCATCGCCAACGAGAGCCAGGAGCGCATGGGCTTGCTCATCGACGAGAAGTATATCAGCGAGGTTCAGAAGATTGCCGACCGTGAGCGTGCTCCAATGTACGTGGTTGGTGAAACTACAGGCGATGCTCACTTCAGCTTCAAGCAGGCTGACGGCGTAAAGCCATTCGACCTCGATGTAGCTCAGATGTTCGGTCATACTCCTAAGACTGTGATGGTAGATGAGACCGTAGAGCGCAAATATGAAGATGTAACTTATTCTGCAGATAACCTCGACAAGTACTTGCAGCGTGTTCTCCAGATGGAGGCTGTGGCTTGTAAGGACTGGTTGACCAACAAGGTTGACCGTTCCGTAACAGGTAAGATTGCCCGTCAGCAGGGTCAGGGTCAGATTCAGTTGCCACTCTCAGACTGTGGTGTCGTAGCACTCGACTACCGTGGCGAGAAGGGTATCGTAACAGCAATGGGTCATGCACCTCAGGCTGGTCTTGCCGATCCTAAGGCAGGTTCAGTACTCTCTGTAGCAGAGTCATTGACTAATATCGTATGGGCTCCATTGGCAGATGGCATGGACAGCATCAGCCTCTCAGCCAACTGGATGTGGCCTTGCCGCAGTCAGAAGGGTGAAGATGCCCGTCTGTACGAGGGTGTGAAGGCTTTGTCAGACTTCTGCTGCGCCATCCACGTGAACGTACCAACAGGTAAGGACTCTCTCTCATTGACCCAGCAGTATCCTAACGGCGAGAAGATCATCGCTCCGGGTACCGTTATCGTAAGTGCTGGTGGTGAGGTTTCAGATGTCAAGAAGGTGGTTAGCCCAGTTCTCGTTAACGACAAGAACTCTAGCCTCTACCATATCGACTTCAGTTTCGACGAGCAGCGTCTCGGTGGTTCTGCTTTCGCTCAGAGCCTGGGCAAGGTGGGCAGCGATATTCCTACCGTCAAGAACCCAGAGTACTTCGTTGATTGCTTCAACGCCGTACAGGAACTCATCAACCGTGGTTGGGTAATGGCTGGTCACGATATCAGCGCCGGTGGTTTGATTACTACTCTCCTCGAAATGACATTCGCCAACGTAGAGGGCGGTATGAAGATCAACCTCCACGACATCGCAGATGCCGACATCATCAAGACTCTCTTCGCAGAGAACCCAGGTGTTGTCATCCAGGTAAGCGATGCTCACAAGGACGAGTTGAAAGCATTCTTCGATGAGAACGGTATCGGTTATGCCAAGATTGGTTATCCTGCTCCTGAGCTCCGCAAGATTATCATCAAGAAGGAAGGCTTCGAGCACGAGTTTGATATCGATGCATTGCGTGATAACTGGTATAAGACATCTTACCTCCTCGACCGCAAGCAGAGCATGAACGGTATGGCTAAGAAGCGTTACACCAACTATAAGAAGCAGCCTATCGAGATGAACTTCGGCTACGGCTTCAAGGGAACTCTCTCTAGCTACAGCCTCGACGCAAACCGTCGCAAGCCATCTGGCATCAAGGCAGCTATCATCCGTGAGAAGGGTACCAATGGTGAGCGTGAGATGGCATACTCTATGTATCTCGCCGGCTTCGATGTAAAGGATGTGATGATGACCGACTTGATTTCTGGTCGTGAGACTCTGGAGGATGTGAACTTCATCGTATTCTGCGGTGGTTTCTCTAACTCCGATGTTCTCGGTTCTGCCAAGGGTTGGGCTGGTGCATTCCTCTACAATCCTAAGGCTAAAGAGGCACTCGATAAGTTCTATGCCCGTGAGGATACTCTTTCACTCGGTATCTGCAACGGTTGCCAGCTGATGGTTGAGTTGAACCTCATCAATCCTGAGCACAAGCATCGTTCACACCTCTGCCACAACACATCTAAGAAGTTCGAGAGTACATTCCTCGGTCTGACTATTCCTCAGAACGACAGTGTAATGTTCGGTAGCCTGAGCGGTGACAAGCTCGGAATCTGGGTAGCTCACGGCGAGGGCCGTTTCTACTTGCCAGAGCCAGAGGATCACTACAACATCATTGCGAAGTACAACTACGCTGAGTATCCAGGTAATCCTAACGGCAGTGACTACAATGTAGCAGGTATCTGCTCTGCAGATGGTCGCCACTTGGCTATGATGCCACACTTGGAGCGTGCCATCTTCCCATGGCAGAACGCCTGGTATCCAGCTGATCGCCGCAACGACGAGGTAACTCCTTGGATTGAGGCATTTGTCAATGCACGTCAGTGGATTGAAGAAAGAGCTTTGAAAAAGTAAAAAAATAAAAAGGTAAAAAATGAATAATAGCGTAAGTTATCTTACATTATTCAAAACATTTATGAAGATTGGCATAGTCACCTTTGGTGGTGGCTATGCCATGATTCCTATTATAGAATCCGAAGTCGTCGACAAGCATCATTGGATGACGAAGGAGGAATTCTTGGATGCCATCGCTACCACCCAGATTTGTCCGGGCGCCCTGGCCATCAACATGAGTTCCCTGCTCGGATATAAGTTGGCAAAGACACCGGGAGCCATCGTCTGCACCCTCGGCGCTTCGTTGCCATCGTTCCTTATTATCTTAGCGATAGCCATGTTTTTCCATCAGTTTGAAGACAACAAGGTTGTTGCTGCCATGTTTGCAGGCATCCGTCCTGCCGTCGTGGCATTGATAGCCGTACCTACATTCTCGCTTGCCAAGAGTGCCGGTATTTCGCTTGTCAACTGCTGGATTCCTATTCTATCCGCCCTTCTGATTTGGCTTTTGGGCGTCAACCCAATCTGGGTAATTATCGCAGCTGCCGTAGGTGGCTACATCTATGGACAGTTTATCCAGCCAACGGAGTAAGATTAGTTAAAAGTTTATAGTTAATAGTTTATAGGGGCTACGCCTTATTGTAGGAATGCCCTATTAACTTTACACATTATTATATATATATGATATTTCTTCAGCTTTTCATCGTATTCATTCAGATAGGCATCTTCGGATTCGGAGGTGGCTATTCCATGATATCCCTGATTCAGGGACAGGTTGTTACGCAATATCATTGGATGACGATGCAAGAGTTTACCGATGTGGTTGCCATCTCTCAGATGACACCGGGACCTATCGGTATCAACACCGCCACCTACTGTGGCTATACAGCTGTCCATAATGCCGGCATGAGTGGCATGATGGCTGTACTCGGAAGTGCCATGGCGACCTTTGCGCTGGTTCTCCCATCCTTGGTTTTGATGATTCTTATCAGCAAGATGCTGTACAAGTATATGAACACCTTAGCCGTCCAGAGCATCTTCATCGGTCTTCGTCCTGCCATCGTCGGCTTGGTGGGAGCCGCAGCCCTGCTCCTGATGAATGGCGAGAACTTCTCTACGCCAGCCAATCCCTGGCATTTCTACATCTCCATCGCCCTCTTCTTTGCCA
This Segatella copri DSM 18205 DNA region includes the following protein-coding sequences:
- the purL gene encoding phosphoribosylformylglycinamidine synthase, whose protein sequence is MILFFRTPSKSVIATEIDHKPSQDEINELCWLYGDATLEDAQQLQGFYVGPRREMITPWSTNAVEITQNMSLNGISRIEEYFPVDSEDAEHDPMLQRMYNGIGQDVFTVNHQPEPIKYVDDLEKYNEEEGLALSEDEMAYLHKLEKENGRPLTDSEIFGFAQINSEHCRHKIFGGQFIIDGKEMESSLFNMIKKTTNENPNKILSAYKDNVAFSQGPVIEQFAPADQTTSDFFQVKDIESVISLKAETHNFPTTVEPFNGAATGTGGEIRDRMGGGVGSWPIAGTACYMTAYPRLKDDNGKSDVERDWEDIMPVRKWLYQTPEQILIKASNGASDFGNKFGQPLITGSVLTFEHEENGEKYAYDKVIMLAGGVGYGKKRDYKKGEPQKGNKVVVVGGDNYRIGLGGGSVSSVDTGRYSNGIELNAVQRANPEMQKRAYNLVRALVENDENPVVSIHDHGSAGHLNCLSELVEECGGEIDMSKLPIGDKTLSAKEIIANESQERMGLLIDEKYISEVQKIADRERAPMYVVGETTGDAHFSFKQADGVKPFDLDVAQMFGHTPKTVMVDETVERKYEDVTYSADNLDKYLQRVLQMEAVACKDWLTNKVDRSVTGKIARQQGQGQIQLPLSDCGVVALDYRGEKGIVTAMGHAPQAGLADPKAGSVLSVAESLTNIVWAPLADGMDSISLSANWMWPCRSQKGEDARLYEGVKALSDFCCAIHVNVPTGKDSLSLTQQYPNGEKIIAPGTVIVSAGGEVSDVKKVVSPVLVNDKNSSLYHIDFSFDEQRLGGSAFAQSLGKVGSDIPTVKNPEYFVDCFNAVQELINRGWVMAGHDISAGGLITTLLEMTFANVEGGMKINLHDIADADIIKTLFAENPGVVIQVSDAHKDELKAFFDENGIGYAKIGYPAPELRKIIIKKEGFEHEFDIDALRDNWYKTSYLLDRKQSMNGMAKKRYTNYKKQPIEMNFGYGFKGTLSSYSLDANRRKPSGIKAAIIREKGTNGEREMAYSMYLAGFDVKDVMMTDLISGRETLEDVNFIVFCGGFSNSDVLGSAKGWAGAFLYNPKAKEALDKFYAREDTLSLGICNGCQLMVELNLINPEHKHRSHLCHNTSKKFESTFLGLTIPQNDSVMFGSLSGDKLGIWVAHGEGRFYLPEPEDHYNIIAKYNYAEYPGNPNGSDYNVAGICSADGRHLAMMPHLERAIFPWQNAWYPADRRNDEVTPWIEAFVNARQWIEERALKK
- a CDS encoding response regulator, whose product is MEENMKRILVVDDEQDLCEILKFNLETEGYEVETANSAEEALEMDIASFDLLLLDVMMGGMSGFQLAKQLKGNPMTANVPIIFLTARDTENDTVTGFNIGADDCISKPFSIREVMVRVRAVLRRTAEQAGDADESKIINYQGLQLNLDKKTVSIDGEAIPFTKTEFELLRLFLEERGKVFSRQELIDRVWPKDVMVLDRTVDVNITRMRKKIGKFAKCIVTRLGFGYYFDA
- a CDS encoding NADP-dependent isocitrate dehydrogenase produces the protein MEKIKMTTPLVEMDGDEMTRILWKMIKDELILPFVDLKSEYYDLGLPYRDQTNDQVTIDSAEAAKKYGVAVKCATITPNAQRMDEYKLHKMWKSPNGTIRSIMDGTVFRAPITIPSIHPCVKNWEKPITIARHAYGDVYKSVELRADEPGTAKLVFEGKSGKKQEIEIHSFDGAGVIQGMHNTDKSIRSFAHSCFKFAIDTKQDLWFATKDTISKTYDAQFRKIFEEVYESDYKEKFAELGIEYFYTLIDDAVARVIRSKGGFIWACKNYDGDVMSDMLSTAFGSLAMMTSVLVSPDGKYEYEAAHGTVTRHYYRYLKGEDTSTNPMATIFAWSGALRKRGELDGIKELQNFGDQLEAACFDTLNDGIATKDLVSLMEGVEAKAVNSAGFIAAIRERLERRLA
- a CDS encoding chromate transporter, which translates into the protein MIFLQLFIVFIQIGIFGFGGGYSMISLIQGQVVTQYHWMTMQEFTDVVAISQMTPGPIGINTATYCGYTAVHNAGMSGMMAVLGSAMATFALVLPSLVLMILISKMLYKYMNTLAVQSIFIGLRPAIVGLVGAAALLLMNGENFSTPANPWHFYISIALFFATFIGVKVLKINPIRMILYSAFAGLVLLY
- a CDS encoding chromate transporter; the encoded protein is MNNSVSYLTLFKTFMKIGIVTFGGGYAMIPIIESEVVDKHHWMTKEEFLDAIATTQICPGALAINMSSLLGYKLAKTPGAIVCTLGASLPSFLIILAIAMFFHQFEDNKVVAAMFAGIRPAVVALIAVPTFSLAKSAGISLVNCWIPILSALLIWLLGVNPIWVIIAAAVGGYIYGQFIQPTE
- a CDS encoding helix-turn-helix domain-containing protein, which codes for MKDKVNAIPFIGEIIKEELNKQGKTTVWLAEKLGCHRTNIYKVYGRATIDTGMLYHICQLLNIDLFKVYSDALRKRKKKNQDLN
- a CDS encoding OmpA/MotB family protein, with the protein product MKQTKLMVMAMMAVALMATSCASKKDLQNCQNENKELSSNYQATKEKLAATEASLAAAQEQLATAKSDYAKLQNSLDKSLNNASQNNVSIEKLVDQINESNQYIRHLVEVKSKSDSLNMVLTNNLTRSLSKEEMKEVDVQVLKGVVYISLADNMLYQSGSYEVNSRAQETLSKIAKIITDYKDYDVLVEGNTDNVPVSTTSAKMKNIRNNWDLSALRAASVVQYLQDHFGVNPKRLTAGGRGEYNPVTTNDTEVGKQRNRRTQIIITPKLDQFMDLIDKAPEEK